The following are from one region of the Ischnura elegans chromosome 12, ioIscEleg1.1, whole genome shotgun sequence genome:
- the LOC124169012 gene encoding uncharacterized protein LOC124169012 gives METSSKKSEIMRLTLKKSRLQLQEAALKEILAIAEKQLTAVEVEGYQLDSYARMMAHAEDRESDFESSEPEPQPDLEPQVLTEEELNKTELKLDCRLDDMLGGRYHVEEYEDEDDDEDEDGKEFLSL, from the exons ATGGAAACATCGTCAAAAAAGAGTGAAATCATGCGGTTGACATTGAAGAAATCTCGTCTTCAATTGCAAGAAGCAGCTCTGAAAGAGATATTAGCTATTGCTGAGAAACAGCTCACGGCAGTTGAG GTAGAAGGGTATCAACTGGACAGTTACGCGAGGATGATGGCTCATGCAGAAGATAGAGAAAGTGACTTCGAATCATCCGAACCGGAACCGCAACCTGACTTAGAACCGCAGGTTCTTACTGAAGAAGAATTAAATAAGACCGAGCTTAAGTTAGACTGCCGCCTTGATG atatgcTTGGCGGTAGGTACCATGTCGAAGAATATGAAGATGAGGACGATGATGAAGATGAGGATGGAAAGGAGTTTCTGTCGTTGTGA